A genome region from Streptomyces pratensis includes the following:
- a CDS encoding protein phosphatase 2C domain-containing protein, which yields MRIDLATGPGSPERPNEDWVSTSAPAAGQGGTLVLLDGVTPPVGGDGCVHSVPWFTTRLGSALAELSASRRDLTLADILSTSIRRTADLHRTRCDLSHPRTPQATVVLARWDDERIEHLVLSDSALLVEAPDGAVRPLLDDRLDRLPPGSLASEESVDARLRNKEGGFFTAAADPSVSSRAVTGETPRAEVRALAALTDGAGRWTEKFREGDWKAAFGVLREEGPQGLIDRVRALERADTDRVYLRHGKTHDDATAVFVEL from the coding sequence ATGCGCATCGATCTCGCCACCGGGCCCGGCAGCCCCGAACGCCCCAACGAGGACTGGGTGTCGACCTCGGCCCCTGCGGCAGGCCAGGGCGGCACCCTTGTCCTGCTCGACGGCGTCACGCCGCCCGTAGGCGGTGACGGGTGTGTGCACTCGGTCCCCTGGTTCACCACGCGGCTGGGGAGCGCGCTGGCCGAACTGTCCGCTTCGCGGCGGGATCTGACGCTGGCCGACATCCTCTCGACGTCCATCCGGCGCACCGCCGACCTGCACCGCACCCGGTGTGACCTTTCTCACCCCCGCACGCCTCAGGCGACGGTGGTCCTGGCGCGTTGGGACGACGAGCGGATCGAGCACCTGGTGCTGTCGGACTCGGCCCTCCTCGTCGAGGCGCCCGACGGCGCGGTACGTCCGCTGCTGGACGACCGTCTCGACCGGCTTCCGCCGGGCTCGCTCGCCTCGGAGGAGAGCGTGGACGCACGCCTTCGGAACAAGGAGGGCGGCTTCTTCACCGCCGCCGCGGACCCCTCGGTGTCATCACGAGCGGTGACCGGGGAGACCCCTCGGGCGGAGGTCCGGGCACTGGCGGCGCTGACCGACGGGGCCGGCCGCTGGACGGAGAAGTTCCGGGAAGGTGACTGGAAAGCCGCCTTCGGCGTACTCCGTGAGGAAGGGCCACAAGGACTGATCGACCGCGTCAGAGCGCTGGAGCGGGCCGACACCGACCGCGTGTACCTGCGCCACGGCAAGACGCATGACGACGCGACAGCGGTTTTCGTGGAGCTGTAG
- a CDS encoding MarR family winged helix-turn-helix transcriptional regulator, producing MRGADVHGSGSGGEPGATAGNGVDHEFLALERELAVFLRRARANSGEMAREVHPDLEAAAYGLLVRLESAGRQRATDLAAYFGVGKATMSRQLRALEGLGLVARETDPADGRASLVGLTDEGLARFRSVRDARRGRYARKLAGWDRTEVAELARLLHHLNERAES from the coding sequence ATGAGGGGTGCTGACGTGCACGGGAGCGGAAGCGGCGGTGAACCCGGTGCGACGGCGGGAAATGGTGTGGACCATGAGTTCCTCGCCCTGGAGCGGGAGTTGGCGGTCTTCCTTCGCCGGGCGCGCGCCAACTCGGGTGAGATGGCCCGCGAGGTCCATCCGGATCTGGAAGCGGCTGCCTACGGGCTCCTCGTGCGGCTGGAGTCGGCCGGACGGCAGCGCGCCACTGATCTCGCCGCGTACTTCGGGGTGGGCAAGGCGACCATGAGCCGCCAGTTGCGGGCCCTGGAGGGTCTCGGCCTGGTGGCACGGGAGACCGATCCGGCGGACGGCCGTGCCTCGCTCGTCGGCCTCACCGACGAGGGCCTCGCGCGCTTCCGCAGCGTCCGCGACGCCCGTCGCGGACGTTACGCCCGCAAGCTCGCGGGCTGGGACCGGACCGAGGTGGCGGAACTGGCGCGGCTGCTGCACCACCTGAACGAGCGCGCGGAGAGCTGA
- a CDS encoding nitrate- and nitrite sensing domain-containing protein, which translates to MQKKRPRSKDSTRAESGAMPQAAGASKRTVRVRSRLVAGVAVVGITVIAAGAPAALGASSDLNESQRLVTLAELNQQAITLAHSLADERDEVTAHIAGGREEEDGKSGTASPAARVDQQVDEIREAAPAALRRDLADIPSLRRTALTGKGSATEAHQAYSEVIAKLHDLADELAEKTPPRAADATRAPLALGSAVEQASATRGLLLAALAVPGKEPQQQIDPFTGLPVQGQDGGDSEGDRNRDELSTAAQQSRVRELASLAEFDQAAGPSARDRLASTVTGPEVTSAEKYLTRFTDRPELSDTDREADPEKVGAALSARIDRMRGVESALGTAQVKRLEGLRDDDVTALELRLALLGGCLLVAIGVSTAVARTLTQPLAVLRIGAGRIAAEPETAEPVRYTGRNDEFAQVVRSINVLHGKLHGLHHDVTGRLESMQTERGELVAGREALTLQRAELQVRAAELTGQLERLRNTVHHTFVNLSLRTLGLVERQLGVIEGLEEREQDPERLATLFKLDHMATVMRRHSENMLVLAGADHNQGHAGPIALVDVLRAAVSEIERYERVTIQSLPPHAQVAGFAADDLSHLVAELLENATSFSPPDSHVELSGWLLETGEVMLSVQDEGIGMSAVRMGELNARLADPASFEAGEQAADGAGLGLQVTSLLAARHGVRVQLREQKGSGVTAVVVLPQALLPKAPPVSSPPPVALPGDAPALNLPGSVAEANSNALPPRSAPPVGDPLIAAAERTLQAEAPQHAAPQPADHAPVVPAPAAPAEPAEPDPERGPAAEAGTREGDGDRGGDGSREESEAETTMQVRLPAQQGAPGPYDIGPDRHERAADTNPVTSPEPPPAAEDALPGPRQPLTGLGEEVPDPAPLPERLTDKGLPKRTPRITAPPSAPATERKGTLDKDALRRRLGGFHQGAKDGRRDVEAEIGENGPQTDHDRTDGRIDETGDTVEEARS; encoded by the coding sequence GTGCAGAAGAAGCGGCCTCGGAGCAAGGACAGCACGCGCGCGGAGTCCGGGGCGATGCCTCAGGCAGCGGGTGCCTCCAAGCGGACCGTGCGGGTACGCAGCCGGCTCGTCGCCGGCGTCGCCGTCGTAGGGATCACCGTGATCGCCGCGGGTGCTCCTGCGGCCCTGGGCGCGTCCTCCGATCTCAACGAGTCCCAGCGGCTCGTCACGCTCGCCGAGCTGAACCAGCAGGCGATCACCCTCGCGCACTCACTCGCGGACGAACGGGACGAGGTCACCGCCCACATCGCGGGCGGCCGTGAGGAAGAGGACGGCAAGAGCGGTACCGCGAGCCCCGCGGCCCGCGTCGACCAGCAGGTGGACGAGATCAGGGAGGCCGCCCCGGCCGCGCTGCGGCGGGACCTCGCCGACATCCCCTCCCTGCGCCGGACCGCCCTCACGGGCAAGGGCTCGGCGACGGAGGCCCACCAGGCGTACTCCGAGGTCATCGCCAAACTCCACGACCTCGCCGACGAGCTGGCCGAGAAGACGCCGCCGCGTGCCGCAGACGCCACCCGCGCGCCGCTCGCCCTCGGCAGCGCCGTGGAACAGGCCTCCGCCACGCGGGGGCTCCTACTGGCCGCGCTCGCCGTGCCCGGCAAGGAGCCCCAGCAGCAGATCGACCCGTTCACCGGTCTGCCCGTCCAGGGCCAGGACGGGGGTGACAGCGAGGGCGACCGCAACCGCGACGAGCTGAGCACCGCCGCCCAGCAGTCGCGGGTGCGGGAGCTCGCCTCCCTCGCCGAGTTCGATCAGGCCGCCGGGCCCTCGGCGCGGGACAGGCTCGCGTCCACGGTCACCGGCCCCGAGGTCACCAGCGCGGAGAAGTACCTCACCCGCTTCACCGACCGCCCCGAGCTGTCGGACACCGACCGGGAAGCCGACCCCGAGAAGGTCGGGGCGGCACTCTCCGCGCGGATCGACCGCATGCGCGGGGTCGAGTCCGCCCTGGGCACCGCGCAGGTCAAGCGGCTGGAAGGGCTGCGCGACGACGACGTCACCGCGCTGGAACTCCGCCTCGCCCTGCTCGGCGGCTGTCTGCTGGTCGCCATCGGTGTCTCCACCGCCGTCGCACGCACCCTCACCCAGCCGCTCGCCGTCCTGCGCATCGGGGCCGGGCGCATCGCCGCCGAACCCGAGACCGCCGAACCGGTCCGCTACACGGGGCGCAACGACGAATTCGCCCAGGTCGTACGGTCCATCAACGTCCTGCACGGCAAGCTGCACGGGCTGCACCACGATGTGACCGGCCGGCTCGAGAGCATGCAGACCGAGCGCGGCGAACTGGTCGCGGGCCGTGAGGCCCTCACGCTCCAGCGGGCAGAGCTCCAGGTCAGGGCGGCGGAACTCACCGGACAGCTGGAGCGGCTCCGGAACACGGTTCACCACACCTTCGTCAACCTGTCGCTGCGCACCCTCGGTCTCGTCGAGCGTCAGCTCGGCGTCATCGAGGGCCTGGAGGAGCGCGAGCAGGACCCGGAGCGCCTCGCGACCCTGTTCAAGCTGGACCACATGGCCACGGTCATGCGGCGCCACAGCGAGAACATGCTGGTTCTCGCCGGCGCCGATCACAACCAGGGGCATGCCGGCCCTATCGCGCTCGTCGACGTACTGCGTGCGGCGGTCAGCGAGATCGAGCGGTACGAGCGGGTCACGATCCAGTCCCTGCCGCCGCACGCCCAGGTCGCGGGCTTCGCCGCCGACGACCTGAGCCACCTCGTCGCCGAACTCCTGGAGAACGCGACCTCCTTCTCCCCGCCCGACTCCCATGTCGAGCTCTCCGGCTGGCTGCTGGAGACCGGTGAGGTGATGCTCTCCGTGCAGGACGAGGGCATCGGCATGTCGGCGGTCCGGATGGGCGAACTCAATGCCAGGCTGGCCGACCCGGCCTCCTTCGAGGCGGGCGAACAGGCCGCGGACGGAGCCGGACTGGGGCTTCAGGTGACCTCACTGCTGGCGGCCCGCCACGGTGTACGGGTGCAGCTGCGTGAGCAGAAGGGGAGCGGGGTGACCGCGGTCGTCGTCCTTCCGCAGGCTCTGCTGCCCAAGGCGCCGCCCGTTTCCTCCCCGCCGCCGGTCGCGCTGCCCGGGGACGCGCCCGCGCTGAATCTGCCGGGCTCGGTGGCGGAGGCCAACTCCAACGCGCTGCCGCCCCGCTCGGCACCCCCCGTGGGCGACCCGCTGATCGCGGCCGCCGAGCGCACCTTGCAGGCGGAGGCCCCGCAGCACGCGGCTCCGCAGCCCGCCGACCACGCTCCCGTGGTGCCCGCGCCCGCCGCGCCCGCCGAGCCCGCCGAGCCCGACCCGGAGCGGGGACCCGCCGCCGAGGCGGGCACCCGCGAAGGGGACGGGGACCGTGGAGGGGACGGGTCCCGCGAGGAGTCCGAGGCCGAGACCACGATGCAGGTCCGGCTGCCCGCGCAGCAGGGTGCGCCCGGCCCGTACGACATCGGGCCCGACCGTCACGAGCGCGCCGCCGACACGAACCCCGTGACGTCCCCCGAGCCCCCTCCGGCCGCCGAGGACGCCCTTCCGGGCCCCCGGCAGCCGCTGACGGGACTGGGCGAGGAGGTGCCCGACCCGGCACCCCTGCCCGAACGCCTCACGGACAAGGGACTGCCCAAGCGCACCCCCAGGATCACCGCGCCGCCGTCGGCCCCGGCCACCGAGCGCAAGGGCACTCTGGACAAGGACGCGCTGCGCCGCCGGCTCGGTGGTTTCCACCAGGGTGCGAAGGACGGCCGCCGCGATGTCGAGGCGGAGATCGGGGAGAACGGCCCACAGACCGACCACGACCGTACCGACGGTCGAATCGATGAGACGGGGGACACAGTCGAGGAGGCACGCAGTTGA
- a CDS encoding C40 family peptidase yields the protein MSGRVARALSTAALAAVFAASPAVAEPSPPDPAPAPAPAAGPAPQSVAGLLKQLQTLYRKAEEAGELHNGTEEELRKRTAEAGKLRAELARARTELDAGRRDAGRLAREQYQGRTDFSAYLRLLLAEDPSRALEQGHVIERALAGRSAVVDRLTGAEKHAEELAARSRAAQNRQRVLAAQQRKQRDTVRSRLKGIEAMLASLSAEQLAALAALEEKNTDEAQDALAASGALSSVRPPSDEGGEAVRYAVEQIGKPYVWGAEGPESFDCSGLTSQAWSAAGRDIPRTSQEQWRRLPKVPVGSLRPGDLVVYFPEATHVALYIGNGLVVHAPRPGATVKVSPLASNPLLGAVRPDPGGEPLSVYTLPELPDGATSGADTGYDAPGA from the coding sequence GTGTCGGGCAGAGTCGCACGCGCCCTCTCCACGGCGGCACTGGCGGCGGTCTTCGCAGCCTCCCCCGCCGTCGCCGAACCGTCCCCACCGGACCCGGCACCGGCCCCCGCTCCGGCCGCCGGACCGGCGCCGCAGAGTGTGGCCGGGCTTCTGAAGCAGCTGCAGACGCTCTACCGGAAGGCCGAGGAGGCCGGCGAGCTCCACAACGGCACCGAGGAGGAACTGAGGAAGCGGACCGCCGAGGCCGGGAAGCTGCGCGCCGAGCTCGCCAGGGCCCGGACGGAGCTGGATGCCGGACGTCGTGACGCCGGGCGCCTGGCACGGGAGCAGTACCAGGGGCGCACCGACTTCTCCGCGTACCTGCGGCTCCTGCTCGCCGAGGACCCGTCCCGCGCCCTCGAACAGGGCCATGTCATCGAGCGCGCCCTGGCCGGCCGGTCTGCTGTGGTCGACCGGCTCACGGGAGCGGAGAAGCACGCCGAGGAGCTGGCTGCCAGGTCCCGGGCGGCTCAGAACCGGCAGCGGGTGCTGGCCGCACAGCAGAGGAAGCAGCGGGACACCGTGCGGTCCCGGCTGAAGGGCATCGAGGCGATGCTGGCCTCGTTGTCGGCCGAACAACTCGCCGCACTGGCGGCGCTGGAGGAGAAGAACACCGACGAGGCCCAGGACGCGCTGGCCGCCTCGGGGGCGCTCAGCTCGGTACGCCCGCCGTCCGATGAGGGCGGGGAGGCCGTCCGCTACGCCGTCGAGCAGATCGGCAAGCCCTATGTGTGGGGCGCGGAGGGACCGGAGTCGTTCGACTGCTCCGGACTGACGTCGCAGGCGTGGTCGGCTGCGGGCCGGGACATCCCTCGCACCTCGCAGGAGCAGTGGCGCAGACTGCCGAAGGTGCCGGTCGGCTCGCTGCGCCCCGGCGACCTGGTGGTGTACTTCCCCGAGGCGACCCACGTCGCGCTCTACATCGGCAACGGTCTCGTGGTGCACGCCCCCAGGCCCGGCGCAACGGTGAAGGTCTCACCGCTGGCCTCGAACCCGCTGCTGGGAGCCGTCCGCCCCGACCCGGGCGGCGAGCCGCTCAGCGTGTACACACTGCCCGAGCTGCCCGATGGCGCCACCTCGGGTGCGGACACGGGGTACGACGCCCCGGGCGCCTGA
- a CDS encoding GTP-binding protein, protein MDSVVSEAPLFTPRQRGPQDRPEESVQSWQLDHTRAPIATKIVVAGGFGVGKTTFVGSVSEITPLQTEALMTQASEETDDLTATPDKVTTTVAMDFGRLTLDDDLVLYVFGTPGQQRFWFMWDDLVRGAIGAVVLADTRRLADCFAALDYFESCGLPYIVAVNHFEGTTGYDEGDVREALTVPPHVPVVIMDARNRITVVESLLALVGHALDVAPE, encoded by the coding sequence ATGGACTCCGTCGTCTCTGAGGCGCCGCTCTTCACTCCGCGTCAGCGGGGGCCGCAGGACCGGCCCGAGGAGTCGGTGCAGTCCTGGCAGCTCGACCACACGCGCGCACCGATAGCGACCAAGATCGTGGTCGCGGGCGGCTTCGGCGTGGGCAAGACGACGTTCGTCGGCTCGGTCTCCGAGATAACCCCGCTGCAGACCGAAGCTCTGATGACGCAGGCCAGCGAGGAGACCGACGACCTCACCGCCACGCCCGACAAGGTCACCACGACCGTCGCGATGGACTTCGGCCGTCTCACCCTGGACGACGACCTCGTCCTGTACGTCTTCGGGACCCCCGGTCAGCAGCGCTTCTGGTTCATGTGGGACGACCTGGTGCGCGGCGCGATCGGCGCGGTCGTCCTGGCCGACACGCGTCGCCTCGCCGACTGCTTCGCGGCGCTCGACTACTTCGAGAGCTGCGGCCTGCCCTACATCGTCGCCGTCAACCACTTCGAGGGGACGACCGGTTATGACGAGGGCGACGTCAGGGAGGCCCTGACCGTACCTCCGCACGTGCCTGTTGTGATCATGGATGCGCGTAACAGGATCACCGTCGTCGAGTCGCTGCTCGCCCTGGTGGGCCACGCGCTCGACGTCGCCCCCGAGTAA
- a CDS encoding lysozyme, translated as MPVHRSGTAAPRRRPHVFAAGALLAALTLLLALPGPASAAGSAEVPERGTARMGQGVIAHDGQGGGSPTGPNAVQTEGVDVSGHQGNVAWSTLWNSGVKWAYVKATEGTYYKNTYFTQQYTGSYDIGMIRGTYHFATPNTTSGAAQANYFVDNGGGWSRDGKTLPGVLDIEWNPYGAQCYGKTQAGMVAWIRDFVNTYKARTGRDPVIYTATSWWKDCTGNNASFGATNPLWVARYNTTVGELPAGWSYYTMWQYTSSGPTVGDHNRFNGALDRVVALANG; from the coding sequence ATGCCCGTGCACAGATCCGGAACCGCAGCACCCCGCCGCCGCCCCCACGTCTTCGCGGCGGGCGCACTCCTCGCCGCCCTCACCCTCCTCCTCGCGCTGCCCGGCCCGGCATCCGCGGCCGGGTCCGCGGAGGTCCCCGAACGGGGTACGGCGAGGATGGGTCAGGGTGTGATCGCCCATGACGGCCAGGGCGGCGGCAGCCCCACCGGCCCGAACGCAGTCCAGACCGAAGGTGTGGACGTCAGCGGCCATCAGGGCAACGTCGCCTGGTCGACCCTGTGGAACAGCGGCGTGAAGTGGGCCTACGTCAAGGCCACCGAGGGGACGTACTACAAGAACACGTACTTCACTCAGCAGTACACCGGCTCCTACGACATCGGCATGATCCGGGGCACCTACCACTTCGCCACTCCGAACACGACCAGCGGCGCGGCCCAGGCGAACTACTTCGTGGACAACGGCGGCGGCTGGTCCAGGGACGGAAAGACCCTGCCGGGCGTGCTGGACATCGAGTGGAATCCGTACGGCGCCCAGTGCTACGGCAAGACCCAGGCCGGCATGGTCGCCTGGATCCGCGACTTCGTGAACACCTACAAGGCGCGCACCGGACGCGACCCGGTGATCTACACCGCGACCAGCTGGTGGAAGGACTGCACGGGCAACAACGCGAGCTTCGGCGCCACCAACCCGCTCTGGGTGGCCCGTTACAACACCACGGTCGGTGAACTCCCGGCCGGCTGGAGCTACTACACGATGTGGCAGTACACGTCGTCGGGCCCGACGGTCGGCGACCACAACCGCTTCAACGGCGCACTCGACCGCGTGGTGGCACTCGCGAACGGCTGA
- a CDS encoding DUF742 domain-containing protein produces the protein MTSAAEPVRKLPVRGADRKAARVRPYSLTGGRTRFGHVLLVETFVAALEAPEERRELTNGNLASRVMPELHAIVELCRRMRTVAEISALLKMPLGVVRVLLSDLADQGKIRVYGTGHGTGQPDRALLERVLNGLRRL, from the coding sequence GTGACGTCAGCTGCTGAACCCGTACGAAAACTCCCCGTCCGGGGCGCCGACCGCAAGGCCGCGCGGGTCCGTCCGTACTCCCTCACGGGCGGCCGCACCCGCTTCGGTCACGTCCTGCTCGTGGAGACGTTCGTCGCCGCGCTGGAGGCTCCCGAGGAGCGCCGCGAGCTCACGAACGGCAATCTCGCCTCGCGCGTCATGCCGGAACTCCACGCCATCGTCGAACTCTGCCGCCGCATGCGTACGGTCGCGGAGATCTCGGCCCTGCTGAAGATGCCTCTCGGCGTGGTCCGGGTACTGCTCAGCGACTTGGCCGACCAAGGAAAGATCCGCGTCTACGGAACCGGTCACGGAACCGGCCAGCCCGACCGCGCGCTGCTCGAAAGGGTGCTCAATGGACTCCGTCGTCTCTGA
- a CDS encoding styrene monooxygenase/indole monooxygenase family protein — MRKILIVGAGQSGLQLALGLQSNGYEVTLMSNRTADEVRTGRVMSTQCMFHTALQHERDLQLNFWESQAPRIEGVGVSVAGPDSSRAVDWVGKLDGYAQSVDQRVKMAGWMETFAQRGGQLVIHGAAVSDLDYFSRTYDLVMVSAGKGELVSMFGRDASRSPFDAPQRALAVAYVHGMGPRPEHPEFDAVRCNLVPGVGELFVMPTLTTSGRADILFWEGIPGGPLDAFQGIKDPSEHLAKTLELMEKFTPWEYARATKVELTDANATLAGRYAPTVRKPVGRLPGGGLVLGVGDVVVANDPITGQGSNTASKCAHSYLHSILEHGDRPFDEEWMGATFERHWENTQHVVKWTNAMLGPPPEHVLNLIGASGQLQPAADRFANGFNDPADFDNFFFEPEKTNAYLGSLTGAQG, encoded by the coding sequence ATGCGGAAGATACTCATAGTCGGAGCCGGCCAGTCCGGTCTCCAACTGGCCCTCGGGCTGCAGTCCAACGGGTACGAAGTCACCCTCATGTCCAACCGCACCGCGGACGAGGTCCGCACCGGCCGGGTCATGTCGACGCAGTGCATGTTCCACACGGCTCTCCAGCACGAGCGCGACCTCCAGCTCAACTTCTGGGAGTCGCAGGCCCCCAGGATCGAGGGCGTCGGCGTATCGGTCGCCGGGCCCGACTCCTCGCGGGCCGTCGACTGGGTGGGCAAGCTCGACGGTTACGCCCAGTCCGTCGACCAGCGCGTGAAGATGGCCGGCTGGATGGAGACCTTCGCCCAGCGCGGCGGGCAGCTCGTCATCCACGGTGCCGCGGTCTCCGACCTGGACTACTTCTCCCGCACGTACGACCTCGTGATGGTCTCGGCGGGCAAGGGCGAGCTCGTCTCCATGTTCGGCCGGGACGCCTCCCGTTCGCCGTTCGACGCCCCGCAGCGCGCCCTCGCCGTCGCCTACGTCCACGGCATGGGTCCGCGCCCGGAGCACCCGGAGTTCGACGCGGTGCGGTGCAACCTGGTGCCGGGCGTCGGCGAGCTCTTCGTCATGCCGACCCTCACGACGTCGGGACGTGCGGACATCCTGTTCTGGGAGGGCATCCCCGGCGGTCCGCTCGACGCCTTCCAGGGCATCAAGGACCCGTCGGAGCACCTGGCCAAGACGCTGGAACTCATGGAGAAGTTCACCCCGTGGGAGTACGCGCGCGCCACCAAGGTCGAACTCACCGACGCCAACGCGACGCTGGCGGGCCGTTACGCCCCGACCGTGCGCAAGCCCGTCGGCCGGCTGCCCGGCGGCGGCCTGGTCCTCGGTGTGGGGGACGTGGTCGTCGCCAACGACCCCATCACCGGCCAGGGGTCCAACACCGCGTCCAAGTGCGCGCACTCCTACCTGCACTCGATCCTCGAGCACGGCGACCGGCCGTTCGACGAGGAGTGGATGGGGGCCACGTTCGAGCGGCACTGGGAGAACACCCAGCACGTCGTGAAGTGGACGAACGCGATGCTCGGCCCGCCGCCGGAGCACGTGCTGAACCTCATCGGCGCGTCCGGCCAGCTCCAGCCGGCCGCGGACCGCTTCGCCAACGGGTTCAACGACCCGGCGGACTTCGACAACTTCTTCTTCGAGCCGGAGAAGACGAACGCCTACCTGGGCTCGCTCACGGGCGCGCAGGGCTGA
- a CDS encoding roadblock/LC7 domain-containing protein: MTAPSTFGLSTEARNLHWLLSNLVEEVPGVHSVTVVSSDGLMLLSSDPGLATAKASGRQTGPRGSSADLATIVSGIGSLTIGAAKLMDGGGVKQTMVAMDEGSVFVMSISDGSLLGVHATPDCDMSVVAYHMALFVGRAGHVLTPELRSELRKSMESK; the protein is encoded by the coding sequence TTGACTGCGCCCAGCACATTCGGGCTGAGCACCGAGGCCCGGAACCTGCACTGGTTGCTGAGCAATCTCGTGGAGGAGGTGCCAGGGGTCCACTCGGTCACCGTCGTCTCGTCCGACGGGCTGATGCTGCTCTCCTCGGACCCCGGTCTCGCGACGGCCAAGGCATCAGGACGGCAGACGGGCCCCAGGGGCTCCAGCGCCGACCTGGCCACCATCGTCTCCGGCATCGGGTCCCTCACGATCGGCGCCGCCAAGCTGATGGACGGCGGTGGCGTCAAGCAGACGATGGTCGCGATGGACGAGGGCAGCGTCTTCGTCATGTCGATCAGTGACGGTTCCCTGCTCGGTGTGCACGCCACCCCCGACTGCGACATGAGCGTCGTCGCCTACCACATGGCGCTCTTCGTCGGCCGTGCCGGACACGTACTCACCCCCGAACTCCGCAGTGAGCTGCGCAAATCGATGGAGAGCAAGTGA